The Chitinophaga flava genome has a segment encoding these proteins:
- a CDS encoding aminotransferase class I/II-fold pyridoxal phosphate-dependent enzyme: MQAIILAAGLGSRMGLLTEGCAKSMLMFNGRPILSHLLENLVAAGVHKVVLVIGYQGEAIREFVGDSYKNMEVEFITNLNYDKANNIYSMWLCKDHLMDNDSLIIEGDLIFDKELLQPVLALGDNVITVSDLIPGMNGSIVEMDHADEIYLSKTFNTVKPDTRKYKTVNIYKFSGSFCRDVYIPLLDKAIREDQVQLFYEDILTSDIVNKYFQVSITSKQCRWMEVDTPMDLELASLMFAAPGEKYEAISRMYGGYWKIPYIKDHYYLTNPYFPNEVLMAELKRNFEHLVMNYPSGRNYIDTLCANMLECPKAYVTAGNGASEIIKVLMDKLPGISGVVVPTFNEYLYAGEKEKVVALGSASMDFEIDLPVLIKLSENVDTLVLVNPNNPTGKIIEREVLMQLLLHLRNEGKCLVVDESFIDFSIDASLLEDAILSAFENLVIIKSLGKSFGIPGLRTGVIVTANSKLLQEVRASLPLWNINSIAEYFLEIFPRYRKQYLLSCERLKAERDYLFEQLGKIRFLSPLASEANFFLCRVSEELDPADLCEKLLDRYNILVKNCSGKPGFDNNSNYIRIGVRNREDNDYLINALLTF; the protein is encoded by the coding sequence ATGCAGGCAATTATTTTAGCAGCAGGACTAGGGTCAAGAATGGGGCTGCTTACCGAAGGATGTGCTAAATCCATGTTGATGTTTAACGGCCGGCCGATACTCAGTCATCTGCTTGAAAACCTTGTGGCGGCGGGCGTTCATAAAGTGGTCCTTGTCATCGGATATCAGGGAGAGGCGATCAGGGAGTTTGTCGGAGATTCTTATAAGAATATGGAGGTCGAATTTATCACCAACCTGAATTATGACAAGGCAAACAATATCTATTCCATGTGGCTATGTAAAGATCACCTGATGGATAATGACAGTTTGATTATTGAAGGAGATCTGATATTTGACAAGGAGCTGCTGCAACCCGTATTAGCTTTGGGAGACAACGTTATAACTGTTTCAGACCTGATTCCTGGTATGAATGGAAGTATTGTTGAAATGGATCATGCAGATGAAATATACTTATCCAAGACTTTTAATACTGTTAAACCTGACACCAGAAAATACAAGACAGTTAATATCTACAAATTCTCCGGCAGTTTCTGCAGGGATGTTTATATTCCCTTATTGGACAAAGCAATCAGGGAAGATCAGGTTCAGCTGTTTTATGAGGATATCCTTACTTCGGATATTGTAAATAAGTATTTTCAGGTGAGTATTACCAGCAAACAATGCAGATGGATGGAGGTAGATACGCCGATGGACCTTGAACTGGCCTCTCTGATGTTTGCTGCTCCCGGAGAAAAATATGAAGCTATAAGTCGCATGTATGGCGGTTATTGGAAAATTCCATATATCAAGGATCATTATTATCTGACTAATCCTTATTTTCCTAATGAGGTACTGATGGCAGAATTGAAGAGGAATTTTGAGCATTTGGTAATGAATTATCCCTCAGGGCGTAACTATATTGATACCTTATGCGCCAATATGCTCGAATGCCCCAAAGCCTACGTCACCGCGGGAAACGGAGCTTCTGAAATAATTAAGGTGCTGATGGATAAATTGCCGGGCATATCAGGAGTAGTAGTACCTACCTTTAATGAATATCTGTATGCAGGTGAAAAAGAAAAAGTGGTGGCACTTGGATCGGCTTCAATGGATTTCGAGATAGACCTGCCGGTACTGATTAAGTTAAGTGAAAATGTAGATACGCTGGTATTGGTAAATCCCAATAATCCGACCGGTAAAATAATTGAGCGGGAAGTTCTGATGCAATTGCTGCTGCATCTCAGGAATGAAGGAAAATGCCTGGTGGTGGACGAATCATTTATTGATTTTTCGATAGATGCTTCGTTGCTGGAGGACGCTATATTATCGGCATTTGAGAACCTGGTTATTATTAAAAGTCTTGGTAAAAGCTTTGGTATTCCCGGATTAAGAACAGGCGTGATTGTCACGGCAAATAGTAAATTGCTCCAGGAGGTGAGGGCCAGCCTCCCGCTTTGGAACATTAATTCCATTGCAGAGTATTTCCTGGAAATCTTCCCTCGATACAGAAAACAATATCTGTTATCATGTGAGCGTCTTAAAGCAGAACGGGACTATCTGTTTGAGCAGCTGGGAAAAATCAGGTTTCTTTCTCCGCTGGCCTCTGAAGCCAATTTTTTCCTTTGCAGGGTGTCTGAAGAGTTGGACCCCGCTGATTTATGTGAGAAGCTGCTGGACCGGTATAATATTCTGGTGAAGAACTGTAGTGGTAAACCGGGTTTTGATAATAACAGCAACTATATCAGAATAGGGGTGAGGAACAGAGAGGATAATGATTATCTGATCAATGCCCTTCTTACTTTTTAA